Part of the bacterium genome, GCGGGGGGCGGGGCGACGGCGAAGGCGAACTGCGGCAGGGCGAGCGCGGCGGCGGTCAGCAGGGTACGGGCTCTCATCGGCGTCATCTCCTCGGGGCCGGACTCGTTTCCGGCGTCCCGGTGGGAGACTGTACGCAGAACGGTAACAGTTGGCAGCGGAAAAATCGTCCGGCCGGGGCGGCGCGGGGAGGCGGTCAGATTTGGCGCAGCAGCGAGGCGAGGGTGATCTTGCGCAGCCGCTCGCGGACCGCCTCTTGCGACGCCTCCATCACGGGGGCGAGGACGTCGGCCATCCGCGCGCTGACCGGGCATTTCGGATTGGGGGGCGCGGGGTTGAAGGCGAAGACCGGCTCGGCGCCCATCGCGTCGTAGACGTCGCGCAGCGTGATCCGCTCCGGCGGCACGGCCAGTTCCAGCCCGCCCCCCTTGCCCTGATGGCTCTCGACGAGGCCGCCGCGGACGAGCGAGGCGACGACTCGCCGCACGACGACCGGGTTGGTGTTGACGCTGGAGGCGATCGTCTCGCTGCTCACGCGCCCGTCGTCGCGCCGCAGCGCGGGGGGCGCGTGGCGGGAGAGGTGCGCCAGCGCGACGAGCACGTGCGTCGCCACGGCGAAACGGCTGTTCGCGGCCATATGTACCAATGATGGTTACATTTCATCCGCGCGTCAACCCAAATGCGGGGCGGCGCCGCGCCCGACGAACGCACGGCGCCCGCCGCGGACGACGAACGCGCGGCGCCCGCCGCGGACGATGAACGCGCGGCGTCCGCCGCGGACGACGAACGCACGGCGCTGTAGGGGCGGCTGGCGCGCCCCGATCGTCGTGTCCGCGCTCAGGATTCCTCCGCGCCTGCCGCCCGACGTGCATGACGCGCACCGTTGCCTTTGAGGCGTTCAAAGGCAAGG contains:
- a CDS encoding Rrf2 family transcriptional regulator encodes the protein MAANSRFAVATHVLVALAHLSRHAPPALRRDDGRVSSETIASSVNTNPVVVRRVVASLVRGGLVESHQGKGGGLELAVPPERITLRDVYDAMGAEPVFAFNPAPPNPKCPVSARMADVLAPVMEASQEAVRERLRKITLASLLRQI